Proteins encoded in a region of the Pieris brassicae chromosome 3, ilPieBrab1.1, whole genome shotgun sequence genome:
- the LOC123706989 gene encoding glutamine-rich protein 2 isoform X1, which produces MSDATAVYLNLGDMIDLAIGTPEIGVVDFCMLQTVLHCLAQQLRVLGKNVELRGSVAALPLGRENSQTIAVSEFLVDTDKDTQEKTVKEEVLPPSEPETILVVERVKKVDSPSRSPPRTHSPPPSAPSPGPQRMASTEKLSLVTMSKFNLLETTVEDLKSRVYGSMPKNEEILEEVRSQTNLKAITDMWTSLNVSSRLEAAEAGIAKLSSLVQDIISDTAGLQDAINARKVSREPQIQTIVAPPPPIDNVASKDDLATLQQRLARMKTDLDNLANSFNTAMADIQAGLAMQPPPAPSPAPLPAPSPEPPPPVRRVTEPPRQSFSQLTAGLMERLNDLEKRLQQCCDTLGKKDGVLQDQINSFQDQIEYLSKQIAALTRSQESNALSPDLFKNIQGLMSLFQTVQEMQEQLKQVHETALQLASEKEDRLHNMNALLEQIELLKTIKLDREDMVEAMADKADLRMLARKVSRDQFELACDDLSRGLEHALGKLTLQESLWQQALDDIQREIEMKLDKMELSPVKDFFNNKLRQLQENLKQMAALRREAEAAGTKRKLLRDVNCISCDARAVMSMEAASNVPVSKPMPANLSMKPYLSYELDAIRKTQATNLPQRNMRDWENIEKQMDQKKVPPKPKSESDKHLCNRYCGGSHTTTTAAQRVARLGHFMKQWGPDVVPLSSGLAAGDDGRMYKVATGEGTNVGPGGAVDATCTPRMKKLDPSTPKSPQKPANLNPECRCLEGDRGAKG; this is translated from the exons ATGTCAG acgCAACAGCGGTATATTTAAACCTGGGCGACATGATTGACTTGGCAATCGGCACCCctgag aTTGGTGTGGTGGACTTCTGCATGCTCCAAACAGTTCTGCACTGCCTTGCTCAGCAGTTACGTGTGCTTGGCAAGAATGTCGAATTGCGTGGTAGCGTCGCAGCCCTACCCCTTGGGAGGGAAAATTCGCAAACTATTGCTGTCAGCGAGTTTCTTGTTGACACAGATAAG GATACACAAGAAAAAACTGTTAAGGAGGAAGTAC ttcCTCCATCGGAACCAGAAACTATTTTAGTCG TGGAACGTGTAAAAAAAGTGGACTCACCTT CTCGAAGTCCACCTCGTACTCATTCGCCTCCCCCAAGCGCACCTTCCCCGGGTCCTCAAAGGATGGCTTCAACAGAAAAGCTATCCCTCGTTACCATGAGTAAATTCAACCTGTTAGAAACCACGGTTGAGGACCTGAAGAGTCGTGTGTACGGGAGCATGCCTAAGAATGAGGAAATTTTGGAAGAAGTTCG gtcACAAACGAATCTTAAAGCCATAACTGATATGTGGACATCGCTTAACGTGTCTTCCCGATTGGAAGCAGCTGAGGCGGGGATAGCGAAACTGAGTTCGTTGGTTCAGGACATCATATCGGATACTGCTGGGCTCCAAGATGCTATTAACGCCCGTAAAGTGTCAAG aGAACCTCAAATACAAACCATTGTTGCGCCTCCTCCGCCAATTGATAACGTTGCGTCAAAAGATGATCTTGCAACGCTTCAACAACGTTTAGCAAGAATGAAAACTGATCTCGACAATTTGGCAAATTCCTTTAATACTGCTATGGCTGACATACAAGCGGGATTAG CTATGCAACCACCACCTGCACCTTCGCCTGCTCCCTTACCTGCACCCTCGCCTGAACCTCCACCTCCAG TTCGACGAGTAACAGAACCGCCTCGCCAGTCATTCTCACAACTCACAGCTGGACTGATGGAAAGACTGAATGACTTGGAAAAGCGACTGCAACAGTGTTGTGATACTCTCGGGAAGAAAGACGGTGTCCTTCAAGATCAG ATAAACTCGTTCCAAGATCAAATCGAATATTTATCAAAGCAAATAGCTGCATTAACGCGCAGTCAAGAGTCAAATGCTTTGTCCCCggatttgtttaaaaacatacaag GTTTGATGTCACTGTTCCAAACGGTACAAGAAATGCAAGAACAATTGAAGCAAGTCCACGAAACGGCTTTGCAGCTAGCTTCTGAAAAAGAAGACAGACTTCACAATATGAAT GCACTATTAGAGCAAATAGAATTGCTTAAAACCATTAAACTGGATCGGGAAGACATGGTAGAAGCGATGGCGGATAAGGCGGACCTGCGTATGCTCGCGCGCAAAGTTTCACGCGACCAATTCGAACTTGCGTGCGATGATCTTTCTCGTGGGTTGGAGCACGCACTTGGGAAACTTACTTTGCAG gAATCATTATGGCAACAAGCTCTTGACGACATTCAACGTGAGATCGAGATGAAACTAGATAAGATGGAACTGTCACCAGTGAAAGACTTCTTCAACAACAAACTAAGACAGCTTCAAGAAAATCTGAAACAAATGGCTGCGTTGCGAAGAGAGGCTGAGGCAGCAGGCACCAAGAGGAAATTGTTGAG AGACGTAAACTGCATATCATGTGATGCTAGAGCCGTTATGTCGATGGAGGCCGCCTCCAATGTGCCAGTCAGCAAACCAATGCCAGCCAATCTATCTATGAAACCGTATTTAAGCTATGAACTAG aCGCAATTCGCAAGACCCAAGCCACCAACCTACCACAACGGAATATGAGAGATTGGGAGAACATCGAAAAACAAATGGACCAAAAGAAAGTCCCACCCAAACCTaa atCGGAATCGGACAAACATCTATGTAACCGATATTGCGGTGGTTCGCACACCACAACGACAGCTGCTCAACGCGTTGCCCGTCTTGGGCACTTTATGAAGCAGTGGGGACCAGATGTAGTGCCACTGTCTTCTGGTTTGGCTGCTGGTGACGATGGAAGG atgtACAAAGTTGCTACTGGCGAAGGAACAAATGTAGGGCCAG gtgGAGCAGTTGACGCCACCTGTACCCCAAGGATGAAGAAACTAGACCCGTCAACGCCTAAGTCGCCACAGAAGCCAGCTAATCTCAATCCT GAATGCCGCTGTCTTGAAGGAG ATCGTGGCGCTAAGGGATGA
- the LOC123706989 gene encoding glutamine-rich protein 2 isoform X2 has product MASTEKLSLVTMSKFNLLETTVEDLKSRVYGSMPKNEEILEEVRSQTNLKAITDMWTSLNVSSRLEAAEAGIAKLSSLVQDIISDTAGLQDAINARKVSREPQIQTIVAPPPPIDNVASKDDLATLQQRLARMKTDLDNLANSFNTAMADIQAGLAMQPPPAPSPAPLPAPSPEPPPPVRRVTEPPRQSFSQLTAGLMERLNDLEKRLQQCCDTLGKKDGVLQDQINSFQDQIEYLSKQIAALTRSQESNALSPDLFKNIQGLMSLFQTVQEMQEQLKQVHETALQLASEKEDRLHNMNALLEQIELLKTIKLDREDMVEAMADKADLRMLARKVSRDQFELACDDLSRGLEHALGKLTLQESLWQQALDDIQREIEMKLDKMELSPVKDFFNNKLRQLQENLKQMAALRREAEAAGTKRKLLRDVNCISCDARAVMSMEAASNVPVSKPMPANLSMKPYLSYELDAIRKTQATNLPQRNMRDWENIEKQMDQKKVPPKPKSESDKHLCNRYCGGSHTTTTAAQRVARLGHFMKQWGPDVVPLSSGLAAGDDGRMYKVATGEGTNVGPGGAVDATCTPRMKKLDPSTPKSPQKPANLNPECRCLEGDRGAKG; this is encoded by the exons ATGGCTTCAACAGAAAAGCTATCCCTCGTTACCATGAGTAAATTCAACCTGTTAGAAACCACGGTTGAGGACCTGAAGAGTCGTGTGTACGGGAGCATGCCTAAGAATGAGGAAATTTTGGAAGAAGTTCG gtcACAAACGAATCTTAAAGCCATAACTGATATGTGGACATCGCTTAACGTGTCTTCCCGATTGGAAGCAGCTGAGGCGGGGATAGCGAAACTGAGTTCGTTGGTTCAGGACATCATATCGGATACTGCTGGGCTCCAAGATGCTATTAACGCCCGTAAAGTGTCAAG aGAACCTCAAATACAAACCATTGTTGCGCCTCCTCCGCCAATTGATAACGTTGCGTCAAAAGATGATCTTGCAACGCTTCAACAACGTTTAGCAAGAATGAAAACTGATCTCGACAATTTGGCAAATTCCTTTAATACTGCTATGGCTGACATACAAGCGGGATTAG CTATGCAACCACCACCTGCACCTTCGCCTGCTCCCTTACCTGCACCCTCGCCTGAACCTCCACCTCCAG TTCGACGAGTAACAGAACCGCCTCGCCAGTCATTCTCACAACTCACAGCTGGACTGATGGAAAGACTGAATGACTTGGAAAAGCGACTGCAACAGTGTTGTGATACTCTCGGGAAGAAAGACGGTGTCCTTCAAGATCAG ATAAACTCGTTCCAAGATCAAATCGAATATTTATCAAAGCAAATAGCTGCATTAACGCGCAGTCAAGAGTCAAATGCTTTGTCCCCggatttgtttaaaaacatacaag GTTTGATGTCACTGTTCCAAACGGTACAAGAAATGCAAGAACAATTGAAGCAAGTCCACGAAACGGCTTTGCAGCTAGCTTCTGAAAAAGAAGACAGACTTCACAATATGAAT GCACTATTAGAGCAAATAGAATTGCTTAAAACCATTAAACTGGATCGGGAAGACATGGTAGAAGCGATGGCGGATAAGGCGGACCTGCGTATGCTCGCGCGCAAAGTTTCACGCGACCAATTCGAACTTGCGTGCGATGATCTTTCTCGTGGGTTGGAGCACGCACTTGGGAAACTTACTTTGCAG gAATCATTATGGCAACAAGCTCTTGACGACATTCAACGTGAGATCGAGATGAAACTAGATAAGATGGAACTGTCACCAGTGAAAGACTTCTTCAACAACAAACTAAGACAGCTTCAAGAAAATCTGAAACAAATGGCTGCGTTGCGAAGAGAGGCTGAGGCAGCAGGCACCAAGAGGAAATTGTTGAG AGACGTAAACTGCATATCATGTGATGCTAGAGCCGTTATGTCGATGGAGGCCGCCTCCAATGTGCCAGTCAGCAAACCAATGCCAGCCAATCTATCTATGAAACCGTATTTAAGCTATGAACTAG aCGCAATTCGCAAGACCCAAGCCACCAACCTACCACAACGGAATATGAGAGATTGGGAGAACATCGAAAAACAAATGGACCAAAAGAAAGTCCCACCCAAACCTaa atCGGAATCGGACAAACATCTATGTAACCGATATTGCGGTGGTTCGCACACCACAACGACAGCTGCTCAACGCGTTGCCCGTCTTGGGCACTTTATGAAGCAGTGGGGACCAGATGTAGTGCCACTGTCTTCTGGTTTGGCTGCTGGTGACGATGGAAGG atgtACAAAGTTGCTACTGGCGAAGGAACAAATGTAGGGCCAG gtgGAGCAGTTGACGCCACCTGTACCCCAAGGATGAAGAAACTAGACCCGTCAACGCCTAAGTCGCCACAGAAGCCAGCTAATCTCAATCCT GAATGCCGCTGTCTTGAAGGAG ATCGTGGCGCTAAGGGATGA